A stretch of Henckelia pumila isolate YLH828 chromosome 4, ASM3356847v2, whole genome shotgun sequence DNA encodes these proteins:
- the LOC140864132 gene encoding uncharacterized protein, with protein MKMSINPSAFETIEPSRYITFTIPIGPASRRHLLRIAVLDSPAVTVGDAAAAMWVPQGRESDWIFSTFSGHLHLLLSSPTSPPLSRLILISDSKLYARRPRHASSVRPNVAPLLLALTPKSAFLDDGGVPEIPFLVYEDEVVTGSILETCEGPCVGEMLIENVELRKDDSSIVREFRRRLRFKRMPNLVQTQMRIRPKTESVCEELDDMEFELDEDVLVHPYLSPMVAGISVISSCLEERIQDGFRPKVLCLGVGGGALIGFLNKKLNFEVVGVEIDVVVSEVAKRYFGLGNNELIHLHVGDGIEFLRDLATKADGMFDVIMVDLDSCDASMGSYAPPMEFVQKPVLLAARDLLRETGVLVTNTIPSSESFHGRLISEFQQVFEELYEIDVENEENLVLVATKSRTESCFDSRSDAFLNKLKLYIPSSHMDSMRKI; from the coding sequence ATGAAAATGTCAATTAATCCCTCCGCTTTCGAAACCATTGAACCATCCCGCTACATCACCTTCACAATCCCAATTGGTCCGGCCTCCCGCCGCCATCTTCTCCGCATAGCCGTCCTAGATTCACCCGCCGTGACCGTCGGTGACGCCGCCGCCGCCATGTGGGTGCCACAGGGCCGCGAATCAGATTGGATTTTCTCCACTTTCTCCGGCCACCTCCACCTCCTCCTTTCTTCGCCAACTTCCCCGCCTCTATCCCGTTTGATCTTGATTTCCGATTCAAAACTATACGCGCGACGTCCCCGCCACGCCTCCTCAGTCCGACCAAATGTTGCCCCTCTGCTATTGGCGCTGACCCCAAAATCCGCTTTTCTTGATGACGGTGGAGTTCCGGAGATTCCCTTCTTGGTATACGAAGATGAAGTGGTCACAGGTTCAATCTTGGAGACCTGTGAAGGGCCTTGTGTCGGTGAAATGCTGATAGAGAACGTTGAGTTGAGGAAGGACGATAGCAGCATTGTTCGAGAATTTAGGAGGAGACTGAGGTTTAAGAGAATGCCGAATCTGGTGCAAACCCAGATGAGGATTCGCCCGAAAACCGAGTCTGTATGCGAAGAATTGGACGATATGGAGTTTGAATTAGACGAGGATGTGCTGGTTCATCCATACCTGAGTCCAATGGTGGCTGGCATTTCAGTCATTAGCTCATGTTTGGAAGAGCGAATTCAAGACGGATTTAGGCCGAAAGTTCTGTGCCTGGGGGTGGGAGGAGGGGCATTGATTGGATTCTTGAATAAAAAACTGAATTTCGAGGTTGTAGGAGTGGAAATAGATGTTGTGGTTTCGGAAGTTGCAAAGAGGTATTTTGGACTAGGGAACAATGAGCTGATCCACCTTCACGTAGGCGATGGGATCGAATTTCTTCGTGATCTAGCGACGAAAGCGGATGGAATGTTCGACGTTATAATGGTTGATCTGGATTCATGTGATGCATCAATGGGCAGCTATGCTCCACCAATGGAGTTTGTGCAAAAGCCTGTTCTTTTAGCCGCGAGAGACCTTCTACGCGAGACTGGTGTTCTTGTCACAAACACCATCCCTTCGAGTGAGTCGTTCCACGGGAGGTTGATCAGCGAGTTTCAACAAGTGTTCGAAGAGTTGTATGAGATCGACGTTGAAAACGAGGAAAACCTTGTTCTTGTGGCCACCAAATCAAGAACTGAGTCATGTTTTGATAGCCGGAGTGATGCATTTTTGAACAAGTTGAAGTTGTACATTCCAAGTTCTCACATGGATTCCATGAGGAAGATTTGA
- the LOC140866198 gene encoding uncharacterized RNA-binding protein C1827.05c encodes MVTKAKKRMIAKNLKKASADISASKKETRDFLPLEGGPARDILKIEDKENKATVLYVGRIPHGFYENEMEGFFKQFGSVKRLRISRNKKTGNSKHFGFIEFESPEVAKVVADCMHNYLMYEHLLQVSLVPPERVHPQIWRGVSRSYKPLDWVQIERRHQDKEKTLEQQQKLITGILKRDKKRRKRIEAAGIDYECPEIEVGVRSLPKKIKFDFE; translated from the exons ATGGTGACAAAAGCTAAGAAGAGAATGATAgcaaagaatttgaagaaggcCTCTGCTGATATCTCTGCTTCGAAAAAGGAAACACGTGATTTCCTG CCGCTAGAGGGTGGTCCAGCAAGGGATATTCTGAAAATTGAAGATAAAGAGAACAAAGCAACCGTACTGTATGTTGGGAGAATTCCGCATGGATTTTATGAGAATGAGATGGAAG GTTTTTTCAAGCAGTTTGGTTCTGTCAAGCGGCTTAGAATTTCTAGGAATAAAAAG ACAGGAAACTCAAAACATTTTGGATTCATTGAGTTCGAGTCTCCCGAG GTTGCCAAAGTTGTTGCCgattgcatgcataattatttAATGTATGAGCATTTGCTGCAAGTCAGTCTTGTTCCCCCGGAACGTGTTCATCCACAAAT ATGGAGAGGTGTGAGCCGCTCTTACAAACCCTTGGATTGGGTTCAAATCGAGCGGAGGCATCAAGATAAG GAGAAAACTTTGGAACAGCAGCAGAAATTGATCACGGGAATACTGAAAAGAGACAAGAAAAGACGAAAGCGGATCGAGGCTGCTGGTATTGATTACGAGTGTCCGGAAATT GAGGTTGGCGTCCGAAGTCTTCCGAAGAAGATCAAATTCGACTTCGAATAG